A region from the Sphingomonas brevis genome encodes:
- the secY gene encoding preprotein translocase subunit SecY, whose product MASAAEQLASNLSLASFSKATELKKRLWFTLGALVLFRLLSFVPIPGIDPRALANLFQTQQGGVLDFFNTFSGGSLSRMSIIALGVMPYITASIVVQLGASLYEPWKVLKKEGEVGRKKLNQYTRYLTVLLTTVQGYFIAVGLEGWAATKGISAVVEPGMLFRVAATISLVGGTLFLMWIGEQITSRGIGNGVSLIIMAGIVASMPQHLAQLFEGGRTGTLDPLLVFGIIIAVVGLVLFICFMERAQRRVLIQYPKRQTARGMMQQERSHLPLKINTAGVIPPIFASSLLLMPLTVLQFAGGGATPDSSSSDWLITLSTYLQHGAPLYLLLYAGGIVFFCFFYTAVQFNSEETAENLKRHGGFIPGIRPGKATEQYFDYLLNRITVIGAAYLATICLIPEIALSQAGVPFYLGGTSLLIVVNVTMDTVSQIQSHLIAHQYGDLIKKAKLKGARRR is encoded by the coding sequence ATGGCATCCGCAGCCGAACAACTGGCCAGCAATCTTTCACTGGCGAGCTTCTCCAAGGCCACCGAGCTCAAGAAGCGTCTCTGGTTCACGCTTGGCGCCCTGGTGCTGTTCCGGCTGCTGTCCTTCGTTCCCATTCCCGGCATCGATCCGCGCGCGCTGGCTAACCTGTTCCAGACGCAGCAGGGTGGCGTGCTCGACTTCTTCAATACCTTCTCGGGCGGCAGCCTTTCGCGCATGTCGATCATCGCGCTGGGCGTGATGCCCTACATCACCGCGTCGATCGTGGTGCAGCTCGGCGCCTCGCTCTACGAGCCGTGGAAGGTGCTCAAGAAGGAAGGCGAGGTTGGGCGCAAGAAGCTCAACCAATATACCCGCTACCTGACCGTGCTCCTGACCACCGTGCAGGGCTATTTCATCGCCGTCGGCCTGGAAGGCTGGGCGGCGACCAAGGGCATTTCCGCGGTTGTCGAACCGGGCATGCTGTTCCGCGTCGCTGCGACCATCAGCCTGGTCGGCGGCACGCTGTTCCTGATGTGGATCGGCGAGCAGATCACCAGCCGCGGCATCGGTAACGGCGTCTCGCTGATCATCATGGCCGGCATCGTCGCATCCATGCCGCAGCACCTTGCCCAGCTGTTCGAGGGCGGTCGTACCGGCACGCTCGATCCGCTGCTGGTGTTCGGAATTATCATCGCGGTGGTCGGCCTGGTGCTGTTCATTTGCTTCATGGAGCGCGCCCAGCGGCGGGTGCTGATCCAATATCCCAAGCGCCAGACAGCGCGCGGCATGATGCAGCAGGAGCGCAGCCACCTGCCGCTCAAGATCAACACCGCCGGCGTCATCCCGCCGATCTTCGCGTCGTCGCTGTTGCTGATGCCGCTGACGGTACTGCAGTTCGCCGGTGGTGGGGCAACGCCCGACAGCTCGTCGAGCGACTGGCTGATCACGCTCAGCACCTATCTTCAGCACGGCGCTCCGCTCTATCTGCTGCTCTATGCCGGCGGCATCGTCTTCTTCTGCTTCTTCTACACCGCGGTGCAGTTCAATTCGGAAGAGACGGCCGAAAATCTGAAGCGCCACGGCGGCTTCATCCCCGGTATCCGTCCGGGCAAGGCGACCGAGCAATATTTCGATTATCTGCTCAACCGGATCACGGTGATCGGCGCGGCATATCTGGCGACGATCTGCCTGATCCCGGAGATTGCGCTGAGCCAGGCCGGCGTGCCCTTCTACCTCGGCGGCACCAGCCTGCTGATCGTGGTCAATGTGACCATGGATACGGTCAGCCAGATCCAGAGCCACTTGATCGCCCATCAATATGGGGATTTGATCAAGAAGGCGAAGCTCAAGGGTGCGCGCCGCCGCTAG
- a CDS encoding adenylate kinase — MDIILLGPPGAGKGTQAQRLVANRGMIQLSTGDMLREAVAKGTPTGLKAKAVMEAGELVSDAIVSALIGERLDDCSGSGAIFDGFPRTKHQAAALEILLGQRDRKLNYVIELVVDEEALVERITGRFTCANCGASYHDKFHRPKVDGTCDVCGHHEFKRRPDDNEQTVRTRMAEYRAKTAPILPYYEEKGLVRRVDGMGSVEEVAAAIDAILDS, encoded by the coding sequence TTGGATATCATTCTTCTGGGACCGCCGGGCGCGGGCAAGGGAACCCAGGCTCAGCGATTGGTCGCCAATCGCGGCATGATCCAGCTGTCGACCGGCGACATGTTGCGTGAAGCGGTCGCCAAGGGCACCCCCACCGGCCTCAAGGCCAAAGCGGTGATGGAAGCCGGCGAGCTGGTCAGCGACGCGATCGTTTCCGCGCTCATCGGCGAACGCCTGGACGATTGCTCTGGCAGTGGCGCGATCTTTGACGGCTTCCCACGGACCAAGCATCAGGCCGCCGCGCTCGAGATTTTGCTTGGTCAGCGCGACCGCAAGCTCAACTATGTCATCGAGCTTGTGGTTGACGAGGAAGCGCTGGTCGAGCGGATCACGGGCCGCTTCACCTGCGCCAATTGCGGCGCCAGCTATCACGACAAATTCCATCGGCCCAAGGTTGACGGCACCTGCGACGTGTGCGGCCATCATGAATTCAAGCGGCGGCCTGACGACAATGAGCAGACGGTGCGTACGCGGATGGCCGAATATCGTGCCAAGACCGCGCCGATCCTTCCTTATTACGAGGAAAAAGGTCTCGTCCGGCGGGTCGACGGCATGGGCAGCGTCGAGGAAGTCGCCGCGGCGATCGACGCGATTTTAGACAGCTGA
- a CDS encoding ATPase yields the protein MRFALLLPTLLMTAPASAEVISSGPNGFEVQEVVNLVVPQPSAYAAFGQVGQWWNKEHTYSGDSARLSLQLRPGGCFCEPLEGGGGVEHMRVAYLKPGEQLVMTGSLGPLLYQATTGVMDVKFERIAGGTRVTMNYRAAGFANSDGDKLAPLVDQVLADQMKRYRTYAAKAPKPDTLKP from the coding sequence ATGCGTTTCGCGCTCTTGCTTCCGACCCTTCTCATGACCGCACCTGCCTCTGCCGAAGTTATCAGCTCCGGCCCCAACGGCTTCGAGGTGCAGGAAGTCGTCAACCTGGTCGTTCCCCAGCCTAGTGCCTACGCCGCCTTCGGTCAGGTTGGCCAATGGTGGAACAAGGAGCACACCTATTCGGGTGATTCGGCTCGATTATCGCTGCAGCTGCGTCCGGGCGGCTGCTTTTGCGAGCCGCTGGAGGGCGGAGGCGGGGTCGAGCATATGCGCGTCGCCTATCTAAAGCCGGGCGAGCAGCTTGTGATGACCGGTAGCCTCGGTCCTCTGCTTTACCAGGCGACGACGGGCGTCATGGACGTCAAGTTCGAGCGGATCGCCGGTGGAACGCGAGTGACGATGAACTATCGCGCGGCCGGCTTCGCCAACAGCGACGGGGACAAGCTGGCGCCGCTGGTCGACCAGGTGCTGGCGGACCAGATGAAGCGCTACCGGACCTATGCCGCGAAAGCGCCGAAGCCGGATACGCTCAAGCCCTGA
- a CDS encoding dihydrofolate reductase: MARPQITIVLARAINGVIGKDGTLPWHIPGDLKRFKRLTMGSAMIMGRKTFDSLPGILPGRQHIVMTHDANWNVAGVDVVHDVDSAIAAAGSSPISVIGGAAIFDLFEPIADKIELTEVIAEVDGDVSMPDLRSNERWREIAYEDHMPTADTPAWRTVTLVKA; this comes from the coding sequence ATGGCTCGCCCCCAGATAACCATCGTCCTCGCCCGCGCGATAAACGGTGTGATCGGCAAGGACGGCACGCTTCCCTGGCACATTCCAGGCGATTTGAAGCGTTTCAAGCGGCTGACCATGGGCAGCGCGATGATCATGGGCCGCAAGACCTTCGATAGCCTGCCCGGCATCCTGCCGGGCCGTCAGCACATCGTCATGACCCATGACGCGAACTGGAATGTCGCAGGGGTCGACGTCGTCCACGACGTCGACAGCGCGATCGCCGCCGCCGGCAGCTCGCCGATTTCGGTCATCGGGGGCGCCGCGATCTTCGACCTGTTCGAGCCGATCGCCGACAAGATCGAGCTGACGGAGGTCATCGCCGAAGTCGACGGCGACGTGTCGATGCCCGACCTGCGCTCAAACGAACGCTGGCGCGAAATCGCTTATGAGGATCATATGCCGACCGCCGATACGCCGGCCTGGCGGACCGTGACGCTGGTTAAGGCCTAG
- a CDS encoding metal-dependent hydrolase family protein yields the protein MIRTILAAAVLTLMASSANAETVQLRAGHLIDPGSGSVTHDRLLTLTDGKIVRDEAWDGGKREGSLIDWSGKWVLPGLIDLHTHVADGYGNSDDPAEPLKHSEGETILKGAEMARITLHSGFTTVRDVGVYRGLTDVALRNAIAAGEIEGPRMIVAGGYITIPGGGGAVTGAKPGTVIGPEFRIGEVRGPDEARTRVKAMIDGGADFIKLIATGAVLAIGSEPGALELTPEEMRAACDQAKSMGKYCIAHAHGADGIKAAIRAGARTIEHASLIDDEGLRMAKERGVWLDMDIYDGDWIEEVGTREGWPAEYLKKNRDTTDLQRDGFAKAVKLGVPLTFGTDAGVYPHGYNARQFGYMVRYGMPPMQALASATSEAAKALGRDDLGSVAPGHVADFVAVDRDPLGDVTVLQCVAGVVQGGRLIYRGDAAARCDRWKHP from the coding sequence ATGATCCGAACCATCCTGGCGGCGGCCGTCCTCACGCTCATGGCTAGCTCGGCGAATGCCGAGACCGTTCAACTGCGCGCCGGGCACCTGATCGATCCCGGCAGCGGCAGCGTGACTCACGATCGGCTGCTGACCCTGACCGACGGCAAAATCGTCCGGGATGAGGCGTGGGATGGCGGGAAGCGCGAGGGAAGCCTGATCGACTGGTCAGGCAAATGGGTGCTGCCCGGCCTGATCGACCTTCATACACACGTCGCCGACGGCTATGGCAACAGCGACGATCCGGCCGAGCCGCTGAAGCACAGCGAGGGCGAGACGATCCTCAAGGGCGCCGAGATGGCCCGCATCACATTGCATAGCGGCTTCACCACGGTTCGCGATGTCGGCGTCTATCGCGGCCTGACCGATGTTGCCCTGCGCAATGCGATCGCGGCGGGTGAGATAGAAGGGCCGCGGATGATCGTCGCCGGCGGCTACATCACCATTCCGGGCGGCGGCGGAGCGGTAACCGGGGCCAAGCCCGGCACGGTAATCGGGCCGGAATTTCGGATCGGCGAGGTGCGCGGGCCGGACGAGGCGCGGACCCGGGTAAAGGCGATGATCGACGGCGGCGCCGATTTCATCAAGCTGATCGCGACCGGTGCGGTCCTGGCGATTGGCAGCGAACCGGGCGCGCTTGAACTGACTCCGGAGGAAATGAGGGCGGCCTGCGACCAGGCCAAGAGCATGGGCAAATATTGCATCGCCCACGCGCATGGCGCTGACGGGATCAAGGCGGCGATCCGGGCCGGCGCGCGGACCATCGAGCATGCCTCGCTGATCGATGACGAAGGCCTGCGCATGGCCAAGGAACGCGGCGTCTGGCTCGACATGGACATTTATGACGGCGATTGGATCGAGGAAGTCGGGACCCGCGAGGGTTGGCCGGCCGAATATCTGAAGAAGAACCGCGACACGACCGACCTCCAGCGGGATGGCTTCGCGAAGGCGGTCAAGCTCGGCGTGCCACTGACCTTCGGGACCGACGCCGGCGTCTATCCGCATGGCTATAACGCGCGGCAATTCGGCTATATGGTCCGCTATGGAATGCCCCCGATGCAGGCGCTAGCCAGCGCGACTAGCGAGGCAGCCAAGGCGCTTGGCCGCGACGATTTGGGATCGGTTGCGCCCGGCCATGTCGCTGACTTCGTTGCGGTCGACCGCGATCCGCTCGGCGACGTGACCGTTCTGCAATGTGTTGCCGGAGTGGTTCAGGGAGGAAGGCTAATCTATCGAGGCGACGCGGCGGCGCGTTGCGACCGCTGGAAGCATCCGTGA
- a CDS encoding FAD-binding oxidoreductase, with product MCCRSGSGRKANLSRRRGGALRPLEASVSDPLKLVEAVRARLGPKAVLTDPADIEPWATDWRGRWHGKSVAILQPSSTEEVAAIVALASENGVPLVPQGGNSSMVGGATPPADGSALILSLRRMNRIRSIDRGAMRAVADAGVILQSLHEAALEHGLRFPLTLGAKGSATVGGLISTNAGGTQVLRFGPMRALADGIEAVLPDGTVHDGLTGLKKDNRGYSLDQLLVGAEGTLGIVTAARLKLVPAIHLRAVAWLGLSSPQKALDTLRALEADTDRIEGFEILPQESLDAALRHIPGTRAPLDSRHEWHALVEATTHGADAEPPAELLTRLLAPLVERGVVENATISATEAQAEAFWRIRDSLSEAERAAFGPATQHDISVAVEDMPLFMAEAAAEVERAFPGTSASGFGHLGDGNIHFHVRAGTRGGPDWLEQEGNAVQWLVDDLVIAAGGSISAEHGIGVMKRDELARLQPDRVRHLRAIKAALDPKGLMNPGKLV from the coding sequence ATGTGTTGCCGGAGTGGTTCAGGGAGGAAGGCTAATCTATCGAGGCGACGCGGCGGCGCGTTGCGACCGCTGGAAGCATCCGTGAGCGACCCACTGAAGCTGGTCGAGGCCGTGAGGGCACGGTTGGGCCCGAAGGCGGTCCTGACCGATCCAGCCGACATCGAGCCATGGGCAACCGACTGGCGTGGCCGCTGGCACGGTAAGTCGGTGGCAATTCTCCAGCCAAGTTCGACCGAAGAAGTCGCGGCCATCGTTGCGTTGGCGAGCGAAAATGGCGTGCCGCTGGTCCCGCAAGGAGGAAATAGTTCGATGGTCGGCGGGGCAACGCCGCCTGCGGACGGGTCGGCGCTGATCCTGTCGCTCAGGCGGATGAACCGGATCCGGTCGATCGATCGCGGAGCGATGCGTGCGGTCGCCGACGCTGGCGTCATCCTGCAATCGCTGCACGAAGCTGCATTAGAGCATGGTCTGCGCTTTCCACTGACCCTTGGCGCCAAGGGAAGCGCGACCGTAGGCGGGCTCATCTCGACCAATGCCGGTGGCACGCAGGTACTGAGGTTCGGGCCAATGCGCGCGCTGGCCGACGGGATCGAGGCGGTGCTGCCAGACGGAACCGTCCATGACGGGCTCACCGGCCTTAAGAAGGACAATCGCGGCTACAGCCTCGACCAGCTGCTGGTCGGGGCCGAAGGGACGCTAGGCATCGTCACTGCCGCGCGGCTCAAGCTGGTGCCGGCGATCCATTTGCGTGCCGTGGCCTGGCTGGGCCTTTCGAGCCCGCAAAAGGCGCTCGATACGCTGCGCGCCCTGGAAGCGGATACTGACCGGATCGAAGGGTTCGAGATATTGCCGCAGGAATCGCTCGACGCGGCGCTCCGGCATATTCCCGGCACGCGTGCGCCGCTCGACAGCCGCCACGAATGGCATGCACTTGTCGAGGCCACTACACATGGCGCTGACGCCGAGCCGCCGGCCGAGCTGCTGACGCGCCTGCTGGCGCCGCTGGTCGAGCGTGGAGTGGTCGAAAATGCGACCATCTCAGCGACGGAGGCGCAGGCCGAGGCTTTCTGGCGGATCCGCGACAGCCTGTCGGAGGCGGAGCGTGCCGCGTTTGGCCCGGCGACCCAGCACGACATCAGTGTCGCGGTCGAGGACATGCCCTTGTTCATGGCCGAAGCGGCCGCCGAGGTGGAGCGGGCGTTCCCGGGCACGTCGGCATCGGGCTTCGGCCACCTGGGCGACGGAAACATTCATTTCCACGTCCGCGCGGGGACGAGGGGCGGGCCTGATTGGCTCGAGCAGGAGGGCAATGCGGTGCAGTGGCTGGTCGATGACCTCGTCATTGCTGCCGGCGGCTCGATCAGCGCCGAGCATGGCATCGGGGTGATGAAGAGAGACGAGCTGGCGCGCTTGCAGCCTGACCGGGTACGCCATCTGCGCGCGATCAAGGCAGCGCTCGACCCCAAGGGATTGATGAACCCCGGCAAGCTGGTTTGA
- a CDS encoding 2OG-Fe(II) oxygenase has protein sequence MLKQTSSPSIVERVAAVDWDNVYASLDRQGWAVLPGLLSGGECEATSALYGPGETFRGHVVMARHGFGQGEYRYFAYPLPVLVGQLRSALYPQLVPVANAWHERMGMDVRFPAEHAEFLERCHKAGQARATPLLLKYGPGDYNCLHQDLYGEHVFPLQVAVLLSSPGKDFDGGEFVLTEQRPRMQSRASVVPLAKGDAVIFAVNSRPHRGSRGDYRVKLRHGVSMVRSGKRHTLGVIFHDAA, from the coding sequence ATGCTGAAACAAACTTCATCGCCAAGCATCGTCGAGCGCGTCGCCGCCGTCGATTGGGACAATGTCTACGCCAGTCTGGACCGACAGGGCTGGGCCGTGCTGCCCGGCCTGCTGAGTGGCGGCGAGTGCGAGGCAACATCAGCACTGTACGGACCGGGCGAAACCTTTCGCGGCCATGTCGTGATGGCGCGCCATGGTTTCGGGCAGGGCGAGTACCGCTATTTTGCCTACCCGCTGCCGGTGCTCGTCGGGCAGTTACGGTCTGCGCTCTATCCGCAGCTAGTACCGGTGGCCAACGCCTGGCACGAGCGAATGGGCATGGATGTGCGCTTTCCAGCCGAGCATGCCGAGTTCCTGGAACGGTGCCATAAGGCCGGGCAGGCGCGGGCGACCCCGCTGCTGCTCAAATATGGGCCGGGCGACTATAATTGCCTGCACCAGGACCTTTACGGCGAGCATGTCTTCCCGCTGCAGGTCGCCGTGCTCCTGTCATCGCCCGGCAAGGACTTCGACGGCGGTGAATTCGTGCTGACGGAGCAAAGGCCGCGGATGCAATCGCGCGCGTCGGTTGTGCCGCTCGCCAAGGGCGATGCGGTGATCTTTGCCGTCAATTCGCGCCCGCATCGGGGTTCGCGCGGCGACTATCGGGTCAAGCTGCGCCATGGGGTCAGCATGGTGCGGTCGGGAAAGCGTCACACGCTGGGGGTTATCTTCCACGATGCGGCTTGA